One Burkholderia pyrrocinia DNA segment encodes these proteins:
- a CDS encoding NAD-dependent epimerase/dehydratase family protein yields MNASSTGARKPFGRLLLTGAAGNLGRQLRGALADWADVVRVSDIAALGDAAAHEETRVVDLADRPAVMQLVDGVDAIVHLGGISVDVPFDDLVGANITGTYNLYEAARKHGVKRVVFASSNHAIGFHPVTEVLDADSPLRPDSLYGVTKCFGESLSRYYFDRFGIETVCLRIGSSFEVPKNPRMLVTFLSYRDFIELVRCSLLTNRVGHAIVYGASDNPVKWWDNTKVGFLGFRPRDSSEQFAELFPVAAPTADYDDPAQRFQGGGFVVGEPMERNAS; encoded by the coding sequence ATGAACGCCTCATCCACCGGCGCGCGCAAACCGTTCGGGCGCCTGCTGCTGACAGGTGCGGCCGGCAACCTCGGCCGCCAGTTGCGCGGCGCACTCGCGGACTGGGCCGACGTCGTGCGCGTCAGCGACATTGCGGCGCTCGGCGACGCGGCCGCGCATGAAGAAACCCGCGTGGTCGACCTGGCCGACCGGCCGGCCGTGATGCAGCTGGTCGACGGCGTGGATGCGATCGTCCACCTTGGCGGCATTTCGGTCGATGTGCCGTTCGACGATCTCGTCGGCGCGAACATCACCGGCACGTACAACCTGTACGAAGCCGCGCGCAAGCACGGCGTGAAGCGCGTCGTGTTCGCGAGCTCGAACCATGCGATCGGTTTCCATCCGGTCACCGAAGTGCTCGACGCCGATTCGCCGCTGCGCCCCGACAGCCTGTACGGCGTGACGAAGTGCTTCGGCGAATCGCTGTCGCGCTACTACTTCGACCGCTTCGGGATCGAGACCGTGTGCCTGCGGATCGGCTCGTCGTTCGAGGTGCCGAAGAACCCGCGCATGCTCGTGACGTTCCTCAGCTATCGCGACTTCATCGAGCTCGTGCGCTGCTCGCTGCTGACGAACCGCGTCGGGCACGCGATCGTCTACGGCGCGTCGGACAACCCGGTGAAGTGGTGGGACAACACGAAGGTCGGCTTCCTCGGCTTCCGCCCGCGCGACAGCTCCGAGCAGTTCGCCGAGCTGTTCCCGGTCGCGGCGCCGACCGCCGACTACGACGATCCCGCGCAGCGATTCCAGGGCGGCGGCTTCGTCGTCGGCGAGCCGATGGAGCGCAACGCGTCGTAA
- a CDS encoding DUF1330 domain-containing protein — MTAYAIAHLHDVDMCDDIVEYLERIDGTLAPFDGHFAIHGARPDVREGVWRGDLIAIAFPDLDTARAWYESDAYRQIQPLRARHASGPLILIDGVDERHKATDVLR, encoded by the coding sequence ATGACCGCCTACGCCATCGCCCACCTGCACGACGTCGACATGTGCGACGACATCGTCGAATACCTCGAACGCATCGACGGCACGCTCGCGCCGTTCGACGGCCATTTCGCCATTCACGGCGCGCGGCCGGACGTGCGCGAAGGCGTGTGGCGCGGCGACCTGATCGCGATCGCATTTCCCGATCTCGACACGGCGCGCGCGTGGTACGAATCGGATGCGTACCGACAGATCCAGCCGCTGCGCGCACGGCACGCGAGCGGCCCGCTGATCCTGATCGACGGCGTCGACGAACGGCACAAGGCGACCGACGTCCTGCGCTGA
- a CDS encoding MerR family transcriptional regulator — MKIGELARASGLAASRIRFYEASGLLEPARRQANGYREYGPEALTRLAIIDRAQRAGFALDEIRAVLPPDLGAWPRDELLVALRHKVDEIALLERRLAQNRQHLETLIDEIENKPAGEDCAGAAQRMLDRLCEQASEPLAPAPVARPTRKRA, encoded by the coding sequence ATGAAAATCGGCGAACTGGCACGGGCCAGCGGCCTCGCGGCATCGCGCATCCGCTTCTACGAAGCGAGCGGCCTGCTCGAACCGGCCCGCCGACAGGCGAACGGCTATCGGGAATACGGGCCGGAAGCGCTGACGCGGCTCGCGATCATCGACCGCGCGCAGCGCGCGGGCTTCGCGCTTGATGAAATCCGCGCGGTGCTGCCGCCCGATCTCGGCGCGTGGCCGCGCGACGAACTGCTGGTCGCGCTACGGCACAAGGTCGACGAAATCGCGCTGCTCGAACGGCGTCTCGCGCAGAACCGGCAACATCTCGAGACGCTGATCGACGAGATCGAGAACAAGCCGGCGGGCGAGGATTGCGCGGGCGCCGCGCAGCGCATGCTCGACCGGCTGTGCGAGCAGGCCAGCGAACCGCTGGCGCCGGCCCCCGTCGCGCGGCCGACGCGCAAGCGCGCGTGA
- a CDS encoding NADH:flavin oxidoreductase/NADH oxidase family protein yields MNLFTPLTLPNGAVIPNRLAKAAMEENMADADHAPSDALLRLYQAWADGQVGLILTGNVMVDGRAMTGPNGVVLDSDAPLDRFRRWAQIARSGGAQVWMQINHPGRQMQAALGQTTLAPSAVPLALGALSKQFPVPKEMTPADIADVQQRFVRAAQLAEQSGFTGVQIHAAHGYLLSQFLSPLTNRRQDQWGGSVENRARLLLDIVRAVRATVSPGFVVAVKLNSADFQRGGFSADDAKRVVELLNPLDVDLVELSGGSYEVPAMQGEARDGRTLAREAYFLEFARDITAVARMPLMVTGGIRRRAVAEQVVASGVAMVGIATALSIDPNLPRDWRAGKESAPVLQPIRWKNKALGALANMAVVKFQLTRLSEGRRTNPQVSPLRALVRQQLAAQCQTRRYRKWMARRAAAPRA; encoded by the coding sequence ATGAACCTGTTTACGCCCCTGACACTGCCCAACGGTGCGGTGATCCCGAACCGGCTGGCCAAGGCCGCGATGGAAGAGAACATGGCCGATGCGGATCACGCGCCGTCCGACGCGTTGCTGCGCCTGTACCAGGCCTGGGCCGATGGCCAGGTCGGGCTGATCCTGACCGGCAACGTGATGGTGGACGGCCGCGCGATGACGGGGCCGAACGGCGTCGTGCTCGACAGCGACGCGCCGCTCGATCGCTTCCGCCGCTGGGCGCAGATCGCGCGCTCGGGCGGCGCGCAGGTGTGGATGCAGATCAATCATCCGGGGCGCCAGATGCAGGCGGCGCTCGGCCAGACGACGCTGGCGCCGTCGGCCGTGCCGCTCGCGCTCGGCGCGCTGTCGAAGCAGTTCCCGGTGCCGAAGGAAATGACGCCAGCCGATATCGCCGATGTGCAGCAGCGCTTCGTGCGCGCCGCGCAGCTCGCGGAACAAAGCGGCTTCACCGGCGTGCAGATTCACGCGGCGCACGGCTACCTGCTGAGCCAGTTCCTGTCGCCGCTGACGAACCGCCGGCAGGATCAATGGGGCGGCAGCGTCGAAAATCGCGCGCGCCTGCTGCTCGACATCGTGCGGGCCGTGCGTGCGACGGTGTCGCCCGGGTTCGTCGTCGCGGTCAAGCTGAACTCCGCCGATTTCCAGCGCGGCGGTTTCAGCGCGGACGATGCGAAGCGCGTGGTCGAGCTGCTGAATCCGCTCGACGTCGATCTCGTCGAACTGTCGGGCGGCAGCTATGAAGTGCCGGCGATGCAGGGCGAGGCGCGCGACGGGCGCACGCTTGCGCGCGAAGCGTATTTCCTCGAATTCGCGCGCGATATCACGGCCGTCGCGCGGATGCCGCTGATGGTCACCGGCGGGATCCGGCGCCGCGCGGTCGCCGAGCAGGTGGTTGCAAGCGGTGTGGCGATGGTCGGCATCGCGACCGCGCTGTCGATCGATCCGAACCTGCCGCGCGACTGGCGGGCCGGCAAGGAGAGTGCGCCGGTGCTGCAGCCGATCCGGTGGAAGAACAAGGCGCTGGGCGCGCTGGCCAACATGGCCGTCGTCAAGTTCCAGCTCACGCGGCTCAGCGAAGGGCGGCGCACGAACCCGCAGGTGTCGCCGTTGCGCGCGCTGGTCCGGCAGCAACTGGCCGCGCAGTGCCAGACGCGGCGCTATCGGAAGTGGATGGCGCGGCGCGCGGCCGCTCCGCGTGCGTGA
- a CDS encoding PepSY-associated TM helix domain-containing protein, with protein sequence MSTTIERSISPARSASAGYRTLWRWHFYAGLFVMPFLVILAITGTLYCFQPQIEPLLYPHRLVVEPRATPRLDPDALLARARSAMPAGATPVSVQVSTAPDRSAEYVFRLRDGSRESVYVNPYDGSLLGTLSVERRFMQVDRMLHRKLLLGKTGELLMELAACWTFVMIGTGIALWWPRGTARIGRALRPDLSLRGRPLWKSIHATAGIWLAAGTVAFILTGLPWSGSWGKNFKALAATVNLGAPEGAWGGTSVRSTRPGAAAEPTHAQAAAPSGHHHESGESMPGMVMDDLSLPQTPWAVGNVPVPHSPSAPLPAPLPLARAIAIVAGLGVTSGYTLALPSGADGVFTASYFPADPKAERTIYIDQYSGEVLKDIGYDDYGAVSQAVSYGTSLHMGRYFGLANQIVCAVLSLGLAAMAVTGAVMWWKRRPAGKLGAPSRERCTPPMRGWIAGLVLLGIVFPLMGMTIVAVWLIDRLLFGRAARAAA encoded by the coding sequence ATGTCCACCACCATCGAGCGGTCGATCTCGCCCGCCCGTTCCGCAAGCGCCGGTTACCGGACGCTCTGGCGCTGGCATTTCTATGCCGGCCTGTTCGTCATGCCGTTTCTCGTGATCCTCGCGATCACGGGAACGCTCTATTGTTTCCAGCCGCAGATCGAGCCGCTGCTGTATCCGCACCGGCTGGTCGTCGAGCCGCGTGCGACGCCGCGGCTCGACCCGGATGCGCTGCTCGCCCGCGCGCGTTCCGCGATGCCGGCCGGCGCAACGCCCGTTTCCGTCCAGGTCTCCACGGCGCCCGACCGCAGCGCCGAATACGTGTTCCGGCTCCGCGACGGCAGCCGCGAGAGCGTGTACGTGAACCCGTACGACGGCAGCCTGCTCGGCACGCTGAGCGTCGAGCGCCGCTTCATGCAGGTCGACCGGATGCTGCATCGCAAGCTGCTGCTCGGCAAGACCGGCGAGTTGCTGATGGAGCTCGCCGCATGCTGGACGTTCGTGATGATCGGCACCGGCATCGCACTGTGGTGGCCGCGCGGCACAGCGCGCATCGGGCGCGCACTGCGGCCCGACCTGTCGCTGCGCGGCCGGCCGCTGTGGAAAAGCATTCACGCGACGGCGGGCATCTGGCTCGCGGCCGGCACGGTGGCGTTCATCCTGACGGGGCTGCCGTGGTCGGGCTCGTGGGGCAAGAACTTCAAGGCGCTCGCCGCGACCGTGAACCTCGGCGCACCGGAAGGCGCATGGGGCGGCACGTCGGTGCGTTCGACGCGCCCGGGCGCAGCCGCGGAGCCCACGCACGCGCAGGCCGCTGCGCCGTCCGGCCATCATCACGAATCGGGCGAGTCGATGCCGGGGATGGTGATGGACGACCTGTCGTTGCCGCAAACGCCGTGGGCGGTCGGCAATGTGCCCGTTCCGCATTCGCCGTCCGCGCCGCTACCGGCGCCGCTGCCGCTGGCACGCGCGATCGCGATCGTTGCAGGGCTCGGCGTGACGAGCGGCTACACGCTCGCGTTGCCGTCGGGCGCGGACGGCGTGTTCACCGCGTCGTACTTCCCGGCCGACCCGAAGGCGGAGCGGACGATCTACATCGACCAGTACAGCGGCGAGGTGCTGAAGGACATCGGCTATGACGACTACGGCGCGGTGTCGCAAGCCGTGTCGTACGGCACGTCGCTGCACATGGGTCGTTACTTCGGGCTCGCGAACCAGATCGTCTGTGCGGTGCTGTCGCTCGGGCTGGCCGCGATGGCCGTGACGGGCGCGGTGATGTGGTGGAAGCGCCGCCCGGCCGGCAAGCTCGGCGCGCCGTCGCGCGAACGCTGCACGCCGCCGATGCGCGGCTGGATCGCGGGGCTCGTGCTGCTCGGCATCGTATTCCCGCTGATGGGGATGACGATCGTCGCGGTCTGGTTGATCGACCGCCTGCTGTTCGGCCGTGCGGCGCGCGCGGCAGCGTGA
- a CDS encoding LysE family translocator — protein sequence MSPEQALLFGLTCLGFGFIPGPALLQTVSLTLQHGRRAGFLSALGIHLGAFFQICIVALGAVAVLKTSPMLYHVLKVVGGAYLVWLGIQRIRAPVGQDAAIDVPPNVVSSSAFIEASNPKSALFYFSFLLQFTDPDASLGLGWQLFLLGACANLLFSAADVFCILLAHPLRARVSPGGQALRIGQFLAGTLFVVLGVIAIVSD from the coding sequence ATGTCGCCAGAACAAGCGCTGCTCTTCGGCCTGACCTGCCTCGGCTTCGGTTTCATTCCCGGGCCCGCGCTGCTGCAGACCGTCTCGTTGACGCTTCAGCACGGGCGCCGGGCCGGCTTCCTGTCCGCGCTCGGCATTCACCTCGGCGCCTTTTTCCAGATCTGCATCGTCGCGCTCGGTGCGGTCGCGGTGCTGAAGACATCGCCGATGCTGTATCACGTGCTCAAGGTGGTCGGCGGTGCCTACCTGGTCTGGCTCGGCATCCAGCGCATCCGCGCGCCCGTCGGGCAGGACGCGGCGATCGACGTGCCGCCCAACGTCGTGTCGTCGAGCGCGTTCATCGAAGCGTCGAATCCGAAGTCGGCGCTGTTCTATTTTTCGTTCCTGCTGCAGTTCACCGATCCGGACGCGTCGCTCGGGCTCGGCTGGCAACTGTTCCTGCTCGGCGCGTGCGCGAACCTGCTGTTCTCCGCCGCCGACGTGTTCTGCATCCTGCTCGCCCATCCGTTGCGTGCCCGCGTGTCACCGGGAGGCCAGGCGCTGCGGATCGGCCAGTTTCTCGCCGGCACGCTGTTCGTCGTGCTGGGCGTGATTGCGATCGTCAGCGATTAG
- a CDS encoding LacI family DNA-binding transcriptional regulator: MVEPVRSHPHFPDIAPWPRAAFFCHNPALSNENVTLPMKKVSPTIRDVAAEAGVSVATVSKYVNGTQRFSPTVEARLKEAIERLGYRSNPLARSMITGRTRTIGLVILDISNPHFTNVVKGANRIALQHDYTLLLVDTEENQARERSLIEALAQRVDGLIVSTRMPDDEAGWMLDLNKPLVLLRRSPGLPIPSVGIDNRLSTYMLARHLLNLGHTRIAYLGFGTARVNDERIQGARDCLAEAGLTLDVHDAHAPTAEAGERACSRVMLGPQRPQAVICYNDLIALGFMKEAASLGFRLPQDVSVAGIDNVPYGEYAAPALTTVDIQSENMGELAMQKLIDALAGRTDASYSTFEPRLIMRASTAAAG, encoded by the coding sequence ATGGTCGAACCCGTTCGCAGCCATCCGCACTTTCCCGATATCGCCCCGTGGCCGCGCGCCGCCTTTTTCTGCCACAATCCGGCGTTATCGAACGAAAACGTTACCCTTCCGATGAAAAAAGTTTCCCCGACGATCCGTGACGTGGCCGCGGAAGCCGGCGTGTCGGTCGCGACGGTATCGAAGTACGTGAACGGCACGCAGCGCTTCTCGCCGACGGTCGAAGCGCGGCTCAAGGAGGCGATCGAGCGGCTCGGCTACCGTTCGAACCCGCTCGCGCGTTCGATGATCACCGGGCGCACGCGCACCATCGGACTCGTGATCCTCGACATCAGCAACCCGCACTTCACGAACGTGGTCAAGGGCGCGAACCGGATCGCGCTGCAGCACGACTACACGCTGCTACTCGTCGATACCGAAGAGAACCAGGCACGCGAACGCTCGCTGATCGAGGCGCTTGCGCAGCGCGTCGACGGGCTGATCGTCAGCACGCGGATGCCCGACGACGAAGCCGGCTGGATGCTCGACCTCAACAAGCCGCTCGTGCTGCTGCGTCGCAGCCCCGGCCTGCCGATTCCGAGCGTCGGCATCGACAACCGGTTGTCGACCTACATGCTCGCGCGTCACCTGCTCAATCTCGGGCATACGCGCATCGCGTATCTCGGCTTCGGCACGGCACGCGTGAACGACGAACGGATCCAGGGCGCGCGCGACTGCCTCGCCGAAGCCGGGCTCACGCTCGACGTGCACGATGCGCACGCACCGACCGCCGAAGCCGGCGAGCGCGCATGCTCGCGCGTGATGCTCGGGCCGCAGCGCCCGCAGGCCGTGATCTGCTACAACGACCTGATCGCGCTCGGCTTCATGAAGGAAGCCGCGTCGCTCGGCTTCCGGCTGCCGCAGGACGTATCGGTCGCGGGCATCGACAACGTGCCGTACGGCGAATACGCGGCGCCCGCGCTGACGACCGTCGACATCCAGAGCGAGAACATGGGCGAACTCGCGATGCAGAAGCTGATCGACGCGCTCGCGGGGCGTACCGATGCGAGCTATTCGACGTTCGAGCCGCGGCTGATCATGCGCGCGTCGACGGCGGCGGCCGGTTGA
- a CDS encoding B12-binding domain-containing radical SAM protein, which translates to MTGSGSKAFSYINEIEGSRACGGGGVCRPVVAARHDPQYRENRAMSEPRAVVFFINPPNSNDLDADGAGQTNDIVVSKGIQHTDWANFPHLGILSLASYVDALPGFEGHYVDGVIHPLDRILAAIRERAGRTLAVCLSAITANYEAAIRIARAVKSIDPHIAIVVGNDHFTALSREILDRHGELIDCGFVGNEVYGGLVDFLRDRQQSRTDGVYPGSVRLESGRIVADPAIREAVNRVIDYGLIDRTLPHTAVYTENFTRRLGRRILALTGRQVRKGVPVEIGRGCIKFSGDDACSFCSIQYGSMWKNELPADHAWSAVRGAWEAGYDYLYVTADELPLTFARLMLDMAESPPPWWRALPADARPVLVGYARADGMEKEQVLKAMREIGFRILFVGVDAGAARSLQALNKPLRNKDPVAAAQRMSDANLRALDNARAHGVAIKAGFVLGHLGMNEALLEENIETYIAFLKAGRDVIISADIELLSPEPGSKDFRYLTDPDEAETMSARLGLALGSRAQRQAVADRYRNVDIFDREAAIDDYIGVFMPELSKERLATARDRVRGECGRLGIVIGDDL; encoded by the coding sequence GTGACAGGTTCTGGTTCAAAGGCTTTCTCTTACATTAACGAGATCGAGGGCAGCCGGGCCTGCGGAGGTGGAGGCGTGTGCCGGCCGGTTGTAGCCGCCAGACACGATCCACAATACCGAGAGAACCGAGCGATGAGCGAGCCGAGGGCCGTCGTATTTTTCATCAACCCGCCGAACAGCAACGACCTGGATGCGGACGGCGCGGGCCAAACGAACGACATCGTCGTATCGAAGGGCATTCAACATACCGACTGGGCCAATTTCCCGCATCTCGGCATCCTGTCGCTGGCTTCTTATGTCGATGCGCTGCCGGGTTTCGAAGGCCATTACGTCGATGGCGTGATTCATCCGCTCGACCGTATCCTGGCGGCTATCCGCGAGCGGGCCGGCCGCACGCTCGCCGTCTGCCTCAGTGCGATCACGGCCAATTATGAAGCCGCGATCCGGATCGCACGCGCGGTCAAATCCATCGATCCGCATATCGCGATCGTGGTCGGTAACGATCATTTCACGGCATTGAGCCGCGAGATCCTCGATCGCCACGGTGAACTGATCGATTGCGGATTTGTCGGCAACGAAGTGTATGGCGGCCTGGTCGATTTCCTGAGGGATCGGCAGCAATCACGCACCGACGGCGTCTATCCCGGTTCGGTTCGCCTGGAATCCGGGCGGATCGTCGCCGATCCGGCGATTCGCGAGGCGGTGAACCGCGTCATCGACTACGGCCTGATCGACCGGACCTTGCCGCATACCGCCGTCTACACCGAGAATTTCACCCGGCGCCTGGGCCGGCGGATCCTGGCGCTGACCGGGCGGCAGGTGCGCAAGGGCGTGCCTGTCGAAATCGGGCGCGGCTGCATCAAATTCAGCGGCGACGATGCCTGTTCGTTCTGCTCGATTCAGTACGGCAGCATGTGGAAGAACGAACTGCCCGCGGACCACGCGTGGTCCGCCGTCCGCGGCGCATGGGAGGCGGGTTACGATTACCTGTACGTGACGGCCGACGAACTGCCGCTCACGTTCGCGCGGCTGATGCTCGACATGGCGGAGTCGCCGCCGCCATGGTGGCGCGCGTTGCCGGCGGACGCGCGCCCGGTCCTGGTCGGCTACGCGCGCGCGGACGGCATGGAGAAGGAACAGGTACTGAAAGCCATGCGCGAGATCGGCTTTCGCATTCTGTTCGTGGGCGTCGACGCGGGCGCCGCGCGTTCGCTGCAGGCGCTCAACAAGCCACTGCGGAACAAGGATCCGGTGGCGGCCGCGCAGCGGATGTCCGACGCCAATCTGCGGGCGCTGGACAACGCGCGCGCGCATGGCGTGGCGATCAAGGCGGGATTCGTGCTGGGGCATCTGGGGATGAACGAGGCGTTGCTGGAGGAAAACATCGAAACCTACATCGCGTTTCTGAAGGCCGGGCGGGATGTGATCATCAGCGCCGACATCGAATTGCTGTCGCCGGAACCGGGCTCGAAGGATTTTCGCTACCTGACCGATCCGGACGAGGCTGAAACGATGTCGGCTCGATTGGGTCTCGCGCTCGGAAGCCGCGCGCAGCGGCAGGCGGTGGCCGATCGCTACCGGAACGTCGATATCTTCGATCGCGAGGCCGCCATCGACGACTATATCGGCGTGTTCATGCCCGAACTGTCGAAGGAGCGGCTCGCCACCGCGCGCGATCGCGTGCGCGGCGAATGCGGCCGGCTCGGTATCGTGATCGGAGACGACCTCTGA
- a CDS encoding TonB-dependent receptor, with amino-acid sequence MKFRSMFPVAVLAAFSPAGQAQEGDIKSTGATLAPIRINAQKAAALTRPLDTGSRLGLSSLETPASVEQIDRTTLDTRGDSSIVDAVSRAAGISESPHPGNGGSELSARGFVGASSVTQLYDGVRPYGAIGVTFPFDTWSVDHIDVLRGPASVIYGEGAIGGVVNIVPKKPTRTPIRNELQVGGGTEGTARVAFGSGGAINDKLSYRFDISGNRSSNWVDRGDSRNLSISGALRYDVTPDLYVTASYAQGFQHPMQYFGVPLVNGARDRALDKKNYNVGDSDIAFRDSWATVSANWQPSDSLNVTSTLYRMKSNRHWKDAEYYTYLPSAAQVRRSSYTEIFHDQEQYGNVTTATVTGALLGMRNTFSTGFEFNHTTFQHDNNSPYSGTSTVDPFSFDPGSFINMAGTYPKYRSQSNQYALFAENRLEITPRWSVIGGLRYDHASVNRDDLVNGGAFTKVFANTGWRVGTVYDVRPGLAVYGQYSVAADPVSSLLSLNASKANFTLATGRQIEIGVKQSFLDGKAEWTLAAYRIVKSNLLTADPVNPNRSIQVGQQSSRGLEATVGAEIAKDWRVDANVSILRAKYDDFQQTSGGTTVSRAGNVPVSVPQRLANLWVSWRFAPDWTGIAGVKYVGKRFADTANQLVMPSYTTVDLGLAWKPRKDTTITARAYNVFNRRYVQSAYYNETQYLLGNDRRFEVLANYRF; translated from the coding sequence ATGAAGTTCAGATCGATGTTTCCCGTCGCCGTTCTCGCGGCCTTCTCGCCGGCCGGGCAGGCCCAGGAAGGCGACATCAAGAGCACCGGTGCCACACTCGCACCGATTCGCATCAACGCACAGAAGGCGGCCGCGCTGACGCGGCCGCTCGACACGGGCAGCCGTCTCGGGCTGTCGTCGCTCGAAACCCCCGCGAGCGTCGAGCAGATCGACCGCACGACGCTCGACACGCGCGGCGACAGTTCGATCGTCGACGCAGTGAGCCGCGCAGCCGGTATCAGCGAGTCGCCGCACCCCGGCAACGGCGGCTCGGAGCTCAGCGCGCGCGGCTTCGTCGGCGCGTCGTCGGTCACGCAGCTCTACGACGGCGTGCGCCCGTACGGCGCGATCGGCGTCACCTTTCCGTTCGACACGTGGTCGGTCGACCATATCGACGTGCTGCGCGGCCCGGCTTCGGTGATCTATGGCGAAGGCGCGATCGGCGGCGTCGTCAACATCGTGCCGAAGAAGCCGACCCGCACGCCGATCCGCAACGAGCTGCAGGTCGGCGGCGGCACCGAAGGCACGGCGCGGGTCGCGTTCGGCAGCGGCGGCGCGATCAACGACAAGCTGTCGTACCGCTTCGACATCAGCGGCAACCGCTCGTCGAACTGGGTCGACCGCGGCGATTCGCGCAACCTGTCGATCTCGGGCGCGCTGCGCTACGACGTGACGCCCGACCTGTACGTGACGGCATCGTATGCGCAGGGCTTCCAGCATCCGATGCAGTATTTCGGCGTGCCGCTCGTGAACGGCGCGCGCGATCGGGCGCTCGACAAGAAGAACTACAACGTCGGCGACAGCGACATCGCGTTCCGCGACAGCTGGGCAACCGTGTCGGCGAACTGGCAGCCGAGCGACAGCCTGAACGTGACGAGCACGCTGTACCGGATGAAGAGCAACCGTCACTGGAAGGACGCCGAGTACTACACGTACCTGCCGTCGGCCGCGCAGGTCCGGCGCAGCAGCTATACGGAGATCTTCCACGACCAGGAACAGTACGGCAACGTGACGACGGCCACCGTGACCGGCGCGCTGCTCGGGATGCGCAACACGTTCTCGACGGGTTTCGAGTTCAATCACACGACGTTCCAGCACGACAACAATTCGCCATACTCGGGCACGTCGACGGTCGATCCGTTCAGCTTCGACCCGGGCAGCTTCATCAACATGGCCGGCACGTATCCGAAGTACCGCAGCCAGTCGAACCAGTACGCGCTGTTCGCCGAGAACCGGCTCGAGATCACGCCGCGCTGGTCGGTGATCGGCGGGCTGCGCTACGACCATGCGAGCGTGAACCGCGACGATCTCGTGAACGGCGGCGCGTTCACGAAGGTGTTCGCGAACACGGGCTGGCGCGTCGGCACCGTGTACGACGTGCGGCCCGGTCTCGCCGTGTACGGCCAGTACTCGGTCGCGGCCGATCCGGTCAGCTCGCTGCTGTCGCTGAATGCGTCGAAGGCGAACTTCACGCTCGCGACCGGCCGGCAGATCGAGATCGGCGTGAAGCAGTCGTTCCTCGACGGCAAGGCGGAATGGACGCTGGCCGCGTACCGGATCGTGAAGAGCAACCTGTTGACGGCCGATCCGGTGAACCCGAACCGGTCGATCCAGGTCGGCCAGCAGTCGTCGCGCGGGCTGGAGGCGACGGTCGGCGCGGAGATCGCGAAGGACTGGCGCGTCGACGCGAACGTGTCGATCCTGCGCGCGAAATACGACGACTTCCAGCAGACGTCCGGCGGCACGACGGTCTCGCGCGCGGGCAACGTGCCGGTATCGGTGCCGCAGCGGCTCGCGAACCTGTGGGTAAGCTGGCGCTTCGCGCCGGACTGGACGGGTATCGCGGGCGTCAAGTACGTCGGCAAGCGCTTTGCCGACACGGCGAACCAGCTCGTGATGCCGTCGTACACGACCGTCGACCTCGGGCTCGCATGGAAGCCGCGCAAGGACACGACGATCACGGCGCGCGCGTACAACGTGTTCAACCGCCGCTACGTGCAGTCCGCGTATTACAACGAGACGCAGTATCTGCTCGGCAACGATCGACGGTTCGAGGTGCTGGCGAACTACCGGTTCTGA